AGCACCTCGCGCGCGCGGCGGACGATGGCATAGGAAATCCCCAGTGCGTCGGGAAGTCCCATCACGCGAAACAGCAGTGCGATGCCCGATTCCTGCACGCCGAGCGATCCGGGCGCGAAGATGCCCACGCCCTTTGCCACGCCGGTAAAGGTCTCGATGGCCAGCGCCTGCGACCAGTCCAGGGGCATTCCCAGAAGATGCGAGATGACGAATACCTCGACCATGCCGACGATCCAGCCGCAAAGATGGAAGAAGGTGCTCCAGAAAAAGCGCATCTTGTCGTTGCGATAGAAGGAGACAATTTCGTCGTCGAGCTCAGCCAGGTGAGGTTCGGCCTTGTCGAGGGCTTCGATCTTGAGATGAAGCGCGCGGGCGACCTTGAGCAGGGTGGTGAACATGCCGCGGCTCTGCAACCAGAAGAGCATGGCGGCCACGCCCGCGGCGATGCCCGTCGTGACGAGCATCCCCTTGTGCGCCCAGGAGCCCGGATCGAGCGAGCGCGTCGCGGCCAGCGCGCCGAGTGCGATGGCGAAGACCTGCGCGATGGTCATGGTCGTCTTGGCAACCACGACGCTTTGGGCGGCATTGATGGTGGGAACGCCGCGCTTCTTGGCGAGATAGATCTTCACCGGCTCGCCGCCCACGTAGGCCGAGGGGATCAGGTTGTTGACCGCTTCGCCGGCCATGCGCAGGCGAACCTGCGTGAGGTAGCCAAGATGGTGCGCGCTCGCGCTGGAGAAGGCGAAGCGCCAGCCCATGGTGTCACAGGCATAGACCAGCAAATAGGGAAGCATGGCCAGCGCGCCTTTGCCCCAGCCCAGCTCGCCCAGAGTGTGCAGAATTTCGTCCGTGCCCGCTTCCTTGATGAAGAATGCGAACAGGCCGATGCCCAGCGCGAGGAAGAGGAAACGCAGAACGTTCTTCACGCGGCCTCCCTCGCGGGCTTTGCGCCCAGCGTCTGAATGGCCAGTGCCAGGATCCAGAATCCGTGCACGCCGAAGGCGCCGACCCATAGGAACCAATCGAGGGCGTCGAACCATGCGGCGATGATGAGCAGGATGGAGAAATCGCGCGTGGTGGCCGAGTCGATCAATTTGGCCAGTCTCGGGTCGCGCTGGTCTTCGGGTTTGGCGAGCCCACGCACCACGACTGCAAAGGAAATGAGCGCGCCGACGATCATGCTGGCGCCGAGATAAAGAGTCGGAGCGTCCGAACCGCTCTGCGTGACCCCCCAGGCAATGCCGCCGAAGATGGCGACGTGGGCGACCTGGTCCGCGGCAATGTCGAGCCACTTGCCGACGGGGGTTTCCTTGAAGACGCTGCGGGCGATGTCACCATCGATGCAGTCGATCATGGCGGCGAGCTGAAAGACGAGCGCGCCGACGATGCCGCTGACGTGATCGCCTCTGGAGAAAAACCAGCCCGAAAGCACGCCGACGAGCATGGCGAAAATGGTGACCTGGTTGGGGGTAACCGGCGTGCGGATGAGCAACTTCGAGAGCGGCCGTCCGAGTGGGCGATTGAAATACACGTCAACGATGCCGTCGGCGCTGCTGGTGAGCGAAATCCAAAGGGCCTTCGTCGCCGCCTTGGCCTGCTCGGGAGTTTCGATGAGCGCGGTGACGCCCTCTGCTGGAACGAGCGGCGCGATGGGCAGGGATTCTTCGAGCGTGCCGCCAAGGCGGTTCGTTACGCCAAGTGGCAGGGGCTCGCCTACGTCGGTGGCCAAGCGGCCACCATCTTCAATGACCTGTGCCACGTCGGCGGGCTGAATGAGCAGGCAGCTCTGCGCCACCAGCGTGGGGCCTTCGAGCTCGGGCGGGCGCGGCACGGCGTTGAAGGAGATTCCAAGCCCCCAGGTGCGCTTTAGCTCGGGCAGCACGATGTCGGTTACCAGCGTGATGCGCGTGCAACCGCCGCGGTGCAACGCGACGATCATGCGATCGAGCACGCTCAGCGCCGCCACCTCCAGGTGGGCGGCCACCGGGTCGACGAACACGACGGCGGGGATGCTCACGCGAGCAGCGCCTCCAGTTCCTTGAGAAGCCGCGCGTAGTCGGCGTCGCTGACCTGACCCATGTTGGCGATGCGGAAGACCTTACTGGCAAGCGGGCCTTGCCCGGCGTAGATGATGAAACCGCGCTCCTTGAGCGCGTCGTGAAGCTGCTGGTAGGCCTTGCCCGCGGGCAGGTCGAACGAAGAAATCGTGTTCGAGTAGACCTCGCGCGGCAGGTACATCTTGCAGCCCAGGCTCTCGACGCCGTCGCGGATCGTCTTGCTCACGCGGGCGTAGCGGGCGATGCGGTTTTGCACGCCTTCTTCCTTGAGTTCCTTGAGCGCTTCTTCGAGCGCCCAGAGAATCTGGATGGCCGGGGTAAAAGCGCCGCAGGAATCGCGCTGCGCGCTCCAGTTATGGGCGAGATTCAAATAGAGAGAGCGCGGGGGCTGCTTGGCGATCTCTTCCATGAGTTCCTTGCGGCAAAGCACGAAGGAAATGCCGGGGAATCCGCAGATGCACTTGTTCGCCGTGCTGGCGGCAACGTCCACTCCCCAGGCATTGAGATCGAGTTCTTCGCCGCCAAGGCCGCTCACGGTGTCGAGCACGAAGCGCTTGGAGTATTTCTTTGCAAGCGCGCCGACGGCCTGCACCGGGTTGATCATGCCGGTGGTCGTTTCGTGATGGACGAGCCCCACGGTGTCGATGGCCGGATCGGCCTTGAGCGCGGCCTCGATTTTCTCGAGATCCGGCAGCGACTCCCAGGGGTCGGTGACCTTTACGAAGTCGATGCGGTGGGCGGCGCAGATCTTCGAGATGCGCTCGCCGTAGACGCCGTTTTCAATGACCAGCATCTTCGCGCCTTCGGCGGGCGTGCTGGAAAACGCCATCTCCATGGCCGAGGTTCCCGAACCGGTCACGAAGGCGACGTGGTAAGCATCGGTCGGATCGAAGAGTTCCTTGATGAGCGCGCGGGCGCCGGCCAGTGCCTCGGCCACTTCGGGCTCGCGGTGGCATGCGTCGCCGCGACTGAGCGCCGCGCGCACGCGCTCGGTGACGTTGACCGGACCAGGATTGAGAAGAATGTGTTGCATGTCGAAACCGGCTCCGCTCAGGAGGCGATGAACTGCTTGAGGCGCCGCGCCATGTCTTCGGGCGTGATGTCCACGCGCGCGGTTCCCTCGGCAAGGCCGCCCGGATCGACCTTCACCAGCAGAAAGGACGGGCCTTCGGTGGCGAGGGCTTCCTTTGCGAGGGCTTCGAGCTGCGATTCATCCTCGCAGCGCTTTGCCCAGCCATAGCCCGCGGCGCCCGCGATGGCGGCCAGGTCGATCTTGTCGGTGATGGTGCGCTGCCCGCCGGTGGAAGCGTGGCGGCCGTTGTCGAAGCAGAAGTGAGTAAAGTGTTTGGGTTGCTGTGAGGCCACCGAGGCCAGGGCGCCCATGTTCATCAGCACGTTTCCGTCGCCGTCGATCACGGCAACATGCTGACCCGGTTTTGCGACGCAGATTCCCAAACCGATGCTGGGCGCCATTCCCATGGAACCGATCATGTAGAAGCGGCCGGGTTTGTCGCCGGTGGCGTAGACCTGGCGCGAAATGTGACCGTTGCAGCACAGGGTCGCGGTGGTCTCGGGAATGCAGCCGAGCACGATTTCGAGGGCGCGTTCTTTCTTCATGAGATCACCCCCTTCTTGACGATGAGCATGGAGGGCTTGCCCGCGGCGAAGTGTTTCTCCACTTCATCGAGCTGCTTTTGTAGCTCGGCCGGATCGAGGGCCTGCCAGGGAAGCCCCACGGAGTCAAAGATGCTGGTCATTGCCGGGCCCATGACAATGTGCTCGGGAGCGTCCTTGCCCTCGAAGCCGCGCCAACTGATGAGTACAAGCACCGGGATCTGGTAGCTCTCGTTGAGAGAAACCAGCACGTTGAGCGAATTGCCGAGCCCGGAGTTCTGCATGAGCATCACGGGCTTCTTGCCGGCCATCCATGCGCCAGACGCATGGCTGAGGGCGTCGTCCTCGCGCACGGCGGAAATCAGCGGCGCCTCGGTCTGGGACTCCAGCACGGGGTAGAGCCCCTCGAAGAGGGAGCAGGGAACACCGGAGAAGAAATCGTAACCGCGCGCGCGAAGCGCACGGAAAAAGTCCTCACCGGAGATGGATTGGGTTTCACTCATGTTGAATGTCTCTTGCGGGGGGCTACTTCTTGAGCCCGGCCCACACGCGGCGGTAGTCCTCGAATGAATCGACTTCCATCCAGCCCTTGTAGATCTCGGTGCCGGCGACTTCCTCGCCCTGGGCGATGAGCTCGCTGAGCAGGTCGGTGAGCGCGGCGCTCTTCACGTTGTCGGATTCATGGAAGGCGCCGCTCTTCTCGGCGAGTTTGTCCCAGAGTGAGAGCACGCGCTCGGTGCCCTCGGGCGAGAGCATCATCATGCCGATGAACTCCGCGTCGGCGGCGCCGGCATCGATGCCGCGCGCGACTTTCGTCACGCCGGTGGGGCCGTCCAGGTTGAGCTGGCGTGATCCCGCGCTGGCGGGATTCTTGAGCTGCACGAGATCGGGGCGGCTGGGGAGTCCGGCTTTGCCCTGGTGTTCGGTCCAGGAACGATCGACCGCCAGCGTGACGGGCGCCTCGCTCTGGAGCAGGGATTCGAGCACGTGGGGCTCGAACACGATGTCGCCGTAGAGCACGACGGTCCTGCCGGTCAGGAACTCGCGCGCGGCAAGCAGCGAGGCCAGCTCGCCCGAGTTCTCGTAGTCGTCATTGTCGAAGTAGCGCAGGTTGGGCAGGTCGATCGCGTCCTTTTTGTAGCCGCGAACGACGGCAATGTCCTTGATGCCCAGCGCGTTGAGCGCTTCCACCTGACGCTCGAGAATGCTCTTGCCCTTGATGTCGAGCATGCAGGTGGGCGTGTTCTCGGTCAGCGGGAGGAGCTTCTCGCCCGAGCCGGCCGCAAGAATTACGGCGCGCACGTCCTGGGTGCCGGCGGGCAGGTAGCTCTTCTCCTGGTCCTTCATCTCTGTGACGCCGACCAGGCGGTAGACCTCCTCGAGGGGCACGACGTAGGGATCGGCCGCCGCGGGCTTGCGCTGATCGTGGAGCGCCTTGAGCGTGGTCTGCATCGCCTTGATCGACGAGCGCATGGCGTGGTTGGCCATGACGACGATCCGGTAACCCATTTCGTTGAGCTCGTCGGCAGTGGTTTCCTTATAGATGGTCGGCACTGCCATGAGCGGGGTCTCGCGATCCCAGTGCCTGGCGAAAGCGGTGACCTCGTCGGCGGTCTTGGATTTCGAGTGAATCAGGCAGAGGTCCGCGCCGGCGTCGGCATACATGCGCGCGCGCTTGAGCGCTTCTTCCATGCCCCAGCCCGCAATCAGTGCTTCGGTGCGGGCGATGATCAGGAACTCATCGCTCTCGCGCGTGTCGAGGGCGGCCTTCACCTTGCCGGCGTGTTCCTCGGGGGAGGCGAGTTCGCGCTTCACTCCCGCATAGAAGCTGCAGCGTTTGGGGAAGATGTTGTCTTCCATGCAGATGGCGGCAATGCCGTTCTTCTCGTACTCGCGCACGGTGCGGATCACGTTGATGGCGTTGCCGAAGCCGTTGTCGCAATCAGCGATAACCGGAATGCTCACGGCCTCTGCCATCTGGCGGGCGGCCTCGACGTTTTCGGCCATGGTCAGGATGTTCGCGTCGGGAACGCAGCGGGAGGCCGAGATCTCGAAGCCCG
This Chrysiogenia bacterium DNA region includes the following protein-coding sequences:
- a CDS encoding isocitrate lyase/phosphoenolpyruvate mutase family protein, which encodes MPTPSLRKRLAEPGPIIITGAHSAISAKLVEEAGFDGVWASGFEISASRCVPDANILTMAENVEAARQMAEAVSIPVIADCDNGFGNAINVIRTVREYEKNGIAAICMEDNIFPKRCSFYAGVKRELASPEEHAGKVKAALDTRESDEFLIIARTEALIAGWGMEEALKRARMYADAGADLCLIHSKSKTADEVTAFARHWDRETPLMAVPTIYKETTADELNEMGYRIVVMANHAMRSSIKAMQTTLKALHDQRKPAAADPYVVPLEEVYRLVGVTEMKDQEKSYLPAGTQDVRAVILAAGSGEKLLPLTENTPTCMLDIKGKSILERQVEALNALGIKDIAVVRGYKKDAIDLPNLRYFDNDDYENSGELASLLAAREFLTGRTVVLYGDIVFEPHVLESLLQSEAPVTLAVDRSWTEHQGKAGLPSRPDLVQLKNPASAGSRQLNLDGPTGVTKVARGIDAGAADAEFIGMMMLSPEGTERVLSLWDKLAEKSGAFHESDNVKSAALTDLLSELIAQGEEVAGTEIYKGWMEVDSFEDYRRVWAGLKK
- a CDS encoding CDP-alcohol phosphatidyltransferase family protein, whose amino-acid sequence is MSIPAVVFVDPVAAHLEVAALSVLDRMIVALHRGGCTRITLVTDIVLPELKRTWGLGISFNAVPRPPELEGPTLVAQSCLLIQPADVAQVIEDGGRLATDVGEPLPLGVTNRLGGTLEESLPIAPLVPAEGVTALIETPEQAKAATKALWISLTSSADGIVDVYFNRPLGRPLSKLLIRTPVTPNQVTIFAMLVGVLSGWFFSRGDHVSGIVGALVFQLAAMIDCIDGDIARSVFKETPVGKWLDIAADQVAHVAIFGGIAWGVTQSGSDAPTLYLGASMIVGALISFAVVVRGLAKPEDQRDPRLAKLIDSATTRDFSILLIIAAWFDALDWFLWVGAFGVHGFWILALAIQTLGAKPAREAA
- a CDS encoding alanine--glyoxylate aminotransferase family protein, with the translated sequence MQHILLNPGPVNVTERVRAALSRGDACHREPEVAEALAGARALIKELFDPTDAYHVAFVTGSGTSAMEMAFSSTPAEGAKMLVIENGVYGERISKICAAHRIDFVKVTDPWESLPDLEKIEAALKADPAIDTVGLVHHETTTGMINPVQAVGALAKKYSKRFVLDTVSGLGGEELDLNAWGVDVAASTANKCICGFPGISFVLCRKELMEEIAKQPPRSLYLNLAHNWSAQRDSCGAFTPAIQILWALEEALKELKEEGVQNRIARYARVSKTIRDGVESLGCKMYLPREVYSNTISSFDLPAGKAYQQLHDALKERGFIIYAGQGPLASKVFRIANMGQVSDADYARLLKELEALLA
- a CDS encoding flippase-like domain-containing protein, which gives rise to MKNVLRFLFLALGIGLFAFFIKEAGTDEILHTLGELGWGKGALAMLPYLLVYACDTMGWRFAFSSASAHHLGYLTQVRLRMAGEAVNNLIPSAYVGGEPVKIYLAKKRGVPTINAAQSVVVAKTTMTIAQVFAIALGALAATRSLDPGSWAHKGMLVTTGIAAGVAAMLFWLQSRGMFTTLLKVARALHLKIEALDKAEPHLAELDDEIVSFYRNDKMRFFWSTFFHLCGWIVGMVEVFVISHLLGMPLDWSQALAIETFTGVAKGVGIFAPGSLGVQESGIALLFRVMGLPDALGISYAIVRRAREVLFVLIGGAFLFGEEASIRALAEKARRETAEEL
- a CDS encoding sulfopyruvate decarboxylase subunit alpha → MSETQSISGEDFFRALRARGYDFFSGVPCSLFEGLYPVLESQTEAPLISAVREDDALSHASGAWMAGKKPVMLMQNSGLGNSLNVLVSLNESYQIPVLVLISWRGFEGKDAPEHIVMGPAMTSIFDSVGLPWQALDPAELQKQLDEVEKHFAAGKPSMLIVKKGVIS